From Streptomyces qinzhouensis, one genomic window encodes:
- a CDS encoding DUF5324 family protein: MTRMDSVRTATDTAKESVLHAAEAVAPYAGTARDHAVYYAQEARVRVVPRVSKAARRTAAQARLQYGAYVAPHVPPKVDAAAHRAAYQARKAARQAADYSRPRIEHAVAVAQPVGEEAVVRSNAALAALRGGVTAGEIQGLVRKHARRARAGRLVKGLAIVGGVAVVAVVAWKWWDRQANPDWLVEPPEATEVPDPGRDPLSSVDGSPEALDPEVRAKQDEADSAERDDRP, translated from the coding sequence GTGACCCGCATGGACAGCGTGCGCACCGCTACCGATACGGCGAAGGAGAGTGTGCTGCACGCGGCGGAGGCAGTGGCGCCCTATGCCGGTACGGCTCGGGACCACGCCGTGTACTACGCACAGGAGGCCCGCGTACGCGTCGTGCCCCGTGTCTCGAAGGCAGCGCGGCGGACCGCCGCTCAGGCGCGTCTGCAGTACGGCGCGTATGTGGCGCCGCATGTGCCGCCGAAGGTGGACGCGGCAGCGCACCGGGCCGCGTATCAGGCCCGGAAGGCCGCCCGTCAGGCGGCGGATTACAGCCGTCCGCGGATCGAACACGCGGTGGCCGTGGCCCAGCCCGTAGGGGAGGAGGCCGTTGTCAGGTCGAATGCCGCACTGGCCGCGCTACGCGGCGGGGTGACGGCGGGGGAGATTCAGGGGCTGGTGCGCAAACACGCGCGGCGGGCGAGGGCCGGCCGGCTCGTCAAGGGGCTCGCGATCGTCGGTGGGGTGGCGGTCGTGGCGGTCGTGGCGTGGAAGTGGTGGGACCGGCAGGCGAATCCGGACTGGCTGGTGGAACCGCCCGAGGCGACCGAGGTTCCGGACCCGGGCCGCGATCCGCTGTCGTCCGTCGACGGCAGTCCGGAGGCGCTGGATCCCGAGGTACGGGCGAAGCAGGACGAGGCGGACTCGGCGGAGCGGGACGACCGTCCCTGA
- a CDS encoding peptidylprolyl isomerase has product MAEQLYATLKTNQGDIEIRLLPNHAPKTVKNFVELAQGEREWINPQTGQKSTDRLYDGTIFHRVIEGFMIQGGDPLGNGTGGPGYKFADEFHPELAFTKPYLLAMANAGPGTNGSQFFITVSPTAWLTGKHTIFGEVSNDAGKKVVDAIIGTPTNPRTDRPVNDVVIESVVIETREG; this is encoded by the coding sequence GTGGCCGAGCAGCTTTACGCCACCCTCAAGACCAACCAGGGCGACATCGAGATCCGGCTGCTGCCGAACCACGCGCCCAAGACCGTCAAGAACTTCGTCGAGCTGGCCCAGGGCGAGCGTGAGTGGATCAACCCGCAGACCGGGCAGAAGTCCACGGACCGGCTGTACGACGGGACGATCTTCCACCGGGTGATCGAGGGCTTCATGATCCAGGGTGGCGACCCCCTGGGCAACGGCACCGGCGGCCCGGGCTACAAGTTCGCCGACGAGTTCCACCCGGAGCTGGCCTTCACCAAGCCGTACCTGCTCGCCATGGCCAACGCGGGCCCGGGCACCAACGGCTCGCAGTTCTTCATCACGGTCTCCCCGACCGCCTGGCTGACCGGCAAGCACACCATCTTCGGCGAGGTCAGCAATGACGCCGGCAAGAAGGTCGTGGACGCGATCATCGGCACCCCGACCAACCCGCGCACCGACCGCCCGGTGAACGACGTGGTCATCGAGTCCGTGGTGATCGAGACCCGCGAGGGCTGA
- a CDS encoding rhomboid family intramembrane serine protease translates to MDQAPGHPQESRGAHGLPGCYRHPDRETGISCTRCERPICPECMISASVGFQCPDCVRTGSGTGHGAAANQPRTIAGGTIAADSFLITKILIGINLAVFVAVLALGDRFVDETSLIGLAYSPQLGEVVGLADGEWYRLLTSMFLHQELSHIAFNLLALWFLGRMVEPALGRSRFLALYLLSGLGGDVFVYLLSEPNQATIGASGAIFGLVGAFAVLLRRMNLDLRPVGLIIAISVVLTVVRPGEISWQAHLGGLLTGGLLALAMVYAPRAHRNAVQWAAGAAILVAIVVALAARTAYLT, encoded by the coding sequence ATGGACCAGGCGCCAGGCCATCCGCAGGAGTCGCGCGGCGCGCACGGCCTGCCCGGGTGCTACCGCCACCCGGACCGCGAGACGGGCATCAGCTGCACCCGCTGTGAGCGGCCGATCTGTCCGGAGTGCATGATCAGCGCCTCCGTCGGCTTCCAGTGCCCCGACTGCGTCCGAACCGGTTCGGGTACGGGGCACGGTGCGGCGGCCAACCAGCCGCGGACCATCGCGGGCGGAACGATCGCCGCCGACTCCTTCCTGATCACCAAGATCCTCATCGGGATCAACCTCGCGGTCTTCGTCGCCGTGCTGGCGCTCGGTGACCGGTTCGTCGACGAGACGAGCCTGATCGGGCTGGCGTACAGCCCGCAGCTCGGGGAAGTGGTGGGCCTCGCCGACGGCGAGTGGTACCGCCTGCTGACCTCGATGTTCCTCCACCAGGAGCTGTCCCATATCGCGTTCAACCTGCTGGCCCTGTGGTTCCTGGGCCGGATGGTCGAACCGGCGCTGGGCCGGAGTCGCTTCCTCGCGCTCTATCTGCTGTCGGGCCTCGGCGGCGATGTCTTCGTCTATCTGCTGAGCGAGCCCAACCAGGCCACGATCGGGGCCTCCGGCGCGATCTTCGGCCTGGTCGGGGCCTTCGCCGTGCTGCTGCGGCGGATGAATCTCGATCTGCGGCCGGTAGGGCTGATCATCGCGATCAGTGTGGTGCTGACGGTGGTGCGGCCGGGGGAGATCTCCTGGCAGGCGCACCTCGGCGGGCTGCTGACGGGCGGACTGCTCGCCCTGGCGATGGTGTACGCGCCCCGGGCGCACCGGAACGCGGTGCAGTGGGCCGCGGGGGCCGCGATCCTGGTCGCGATCGTGGTGGCGCTGGCCGCCCGGACCGCGTATCTGACCTGA
- the crgA gene encoding cell division protein CrgA — translation MPKSRIRKKADYTPPAGKQATNIKLTNRSWVAPVMLALFLIGLVWIVLFYVTDGSLPIQDLGNGNIIVGFGFIAVGFAVSTQWK, via the coding sequence GTGCCGAAGTCACGGATCCGCAAGAAGGCCGACTACACGCCGCCGGCGGGCAAGCAAGCAACGAACATCAAGCTGACCAACCGCAGCTGGGTCGCACCGGTCATGCTTGCGCTGTTTCTGATCGGTCTTGTCTGGATCGTTCTGTTCTACGTGACCGACGGCAGCCTGCCGATCCAGGACCTCGGGAACGGGAACATCATCGTGGGCTTCGGCTTCATCGCGGTGGGCTTCGCCGTCTCGACCCAGTGGAAGTAG
- a CDS encoding DUF881 domain-containing protein, which translates to MGARRVVLRALTAAVFALAGLIFVTSFNTAKGTNLRTDDSLLKLSDLIQQRSDRNGELDESTAKLRNEVDSLARGDDGYTREEDARFGALKRASGTEKVTGGALSVTLDDAPPDARAAPGYPEPGANDLVIHQQDLQAVVNALWAGGAKGIQVMDQRLISTSAVRCVGNTLILQGRVYSPPYKITAVGDQERLRKALDRSRAVQNYQLYVKAYGLGWEVGEHDTVTLPGYSGTVDLHYAKPVAPSS; encoded by the coding sequence ATGGGTGCCCGCCGGGTCGTGCTCCGGGCGCTGACCGCCGCCGTCTTCGCTCTCGCCGGGCTGATCTTCGTCACCAGCTTCAACACCGCCAAGGGCACCAACCTCCGCACCGACGACTCCCTGCTCAAGCTCTCCGATCTGATCCAGCAGCGCAGCGACCGCAACGGCGAGCTCGACGAGTCCACGGCGAAGCTCCGGAACGAGGTCGACTCGCTGGCCCGCGGCGACGACGGATACACCCGCGAGGAGGACGCCCGGTTCGGCGCGCTGAAGCGGGCGTCCGGCACCGAGAAGGTGACGGGCGGGGCGCTGAGCGTCACCCTCGACGACGCCCCGCCCGATGCCCGCGCGGCGCCCGGCTACCCCGAACCCGGGGCCAATGACCTCGTCATCCACCAGCAGGACCTCCAGGCCGTCGTCAACGCCCTGTGGGCGGGCGGTGCCAAGGGGATCCAGGTCATGGACCAGCGGCTGATCTCCACCAGCGCGGTGCGCTGTGTGGGCAACACCCTGATCCTCCAGGGCCGCGTCTACTCGCCCCCGTACAAGATCACCGCGGTCGGGGACCAGGAGCGGCTGCGCAAGGCGCTCGACCGCTCCCGGGCCGTCCAGAACTACCAGCTGTACGTCAAGGCGTACGGGCTCGGCTGGGAAGTGGGCGAGCACGACACCGTGACTCTGCCGGGGTACTCCGGCACAGTGGACCTCCATTACGCGAAGCCCGTCGCCCCGTCGAGCTGA
- a CDS encoding class E sortase, which translates to MSVRLIVRSLSELCITAGTVIVLFVGYVVHWTGVKASGATDGQIALLQEQWARGTVEPPGTRPAPVPSIPSGRPAESAAPPASPGYRAGKPFAVMYIPRFGRDWDWPVLEGTGVGTLKKGLGHYPRTAALGRTGNFSVAGHRRTYGDPFKDFPELRPKDAVVLTDGTTWYTYRIVEKPYRTVPTDIGVVDPVPKKSPFVQPGRYLTLTTCDPEWGSSHRLIAWARLETTRSVTHGKPEALRG; encoded by the coding sequence GTGTCGGTGCGGCTGATCGTCCGCAGTCTGAGCGAACTGTGCATCACGGCCGGCACGGTCATCGTGCTGTTCGTCGGCTATGTCGTCCACTGGACCGGAGTGAAGGCGTCCGGCGCCACCGACGGACAGATCGCGCTGCTCCAGGAGCAGTGGGCCCGGGGCACGGTCGAACCGCCGGGGACCCGGCCCGCCCCCGTCCCCTCCATCCCCTCGGGACGCCCCGCGGAATCCGCCGCTCCGCCGGCCTCCCCCGGGTATCGCGCCGGGAAGCCCTTCGCGGTGATGTACATCCCCCGCTTCGGCCGGGACTGGGACTGGCCCGTACTCGAAGGCACCGGAGTCGGCACCCTCAAGAAGGGCCTCGGCCACTACCCCCGTACCGCCGCGCTCGGCCGGACCGGAAATTTCTCCGTCGCCGGACACCGCCGCACCTACGGCGATCCGTTCAAGGACTTCCCCGAACTGCGCCCGAAGGACGCGGTCGTCCTCACCGACGGCACGACCTGGTACACCTACCGGATCGTCGAAAAGCCCTATCGAACGGTCCCGACCGATATCGGAGTGGTCGATCCCGTTCCAAAGAAGTCACCTTTCGTGCAACCCGGGCGCTATCTCACGCTGACCACGTGTGATCCGGAGTGGGGCAGCAGCCACCGGCTGATCGCCTGGGCGCGACTGGAGACCACCCGGTCTGTGACGCACGGCAAACCGGAAGCTTTGCGCGGCTGA
- a CDS encoding aminodeoxychorismate/anthranilate synthase component II, with translation MSERRARILVVDNYDSFVFNLVQYLYQLGAECEVVRNDEVALSHAQDGFDGVLLSPGPGAPEQAGVCIDMVRHCAATGVPVFGVCLGMQSMAVAYGGVVDRAPELLHGKTSPVVHEGKGVFAGLPSPFTATRYHSLAAEPAALPDELEVTAWTADGIIMGLRHRELPVEGVQFHPESVLTEHGHLMLANWLEQCGDAGAIGRSAGLAPVVGKALV, from the coding sequence ATGAGCGAGCGGCGCGCACGCATTCTGGTCGTGGACAACTACGACAGCTTCGTCTTCAACCTGGTCCAGTACCTCTACCAGCTCGGTGCGGAGTGCGAGGTCGTACGGAACGACGAGGTCGCGCTCTCCCACGCCCAGGACGGCTTCGACGGGGTTCTGCTCTCCCCCGGCCCCGGCGCGCCCGAACAGGCCGGTGTCTGTATCGACATGGTCCGCCACTGCGCCGCCACCGGTGTGCCCGTCTTCGGTGTCTGCCTGGGTATGCAGTCGATGGCCGTGGCCTACGGCGGAGTGGTCGACCGGGCGCCCGAGCTGCTGCACGGGAAGACCTCGCCGGTCGTCCACGAGGGCAAGGGCGTCTTCGCCGGGCTGCCCTCGCCGTTCACCGCCACCCGCTACCACTCCCTGGCCGCCGAGCCCGCGGCGCTGCCCGACGAGCTCGAGGTCACGGCGTGGACGGCGGACGGGATCATCATGGGGCTGCGCCACCGTGAACTTCCGGTCGAGGGGGTCCAGTTCCACCCGGAGTCGGTGCTCACCGAGCACGGACATCTGATGCTGGCCAACTGGCTGGAGCAGTGCGGGGACGCGGGGGCGATCGGCCGTTCGGCGGGGCTGGCGCCGGTGGTGGGCAAGGCCCTGGTGTGA
- a CDS encoding class E sortase codes for MTGREPDRGEGISPWFTAGARVTRDSAAPQQQHPQPPPHPEAQQAQQAQQNLQAQQNLQAQQAQENPGARQPYAPDQQQDPGEQQPPRHSPRPRSRGAGDTAVLPVIGDTSEAPETPETYGTPETSGTRGEPSAPAPEHTPPLPVGPGRAERRRAAAAAARKGRGRGGRRQPPAAPVDPATGEPGRPLTRVEARRAARAAKDSPAVIASRAMGELFITCGVIMLLFVTYQLWWTNVRAGMEAGKEKQRIQQSFTDTERAPGAFRPGEGFAIMYIPKLDVVVPVAEGINKKKVLDRGMVGRYAEGRLKTAMPSDRTGNFGVAGHRNTHGEPFRYINRLKPGDPIVVETRDAYYTYEMASILPQTAPSNVAVLDPVPRGSGFSGPGRYITLTTCTPEFTSTYRMIVWGRMVEERPRSKGKPDALVG; via the coding sequence GTGACCGGGCGGGAGCCGGACCGGGGGGAGGGGATCTCGCCGTGGTTCACGGCGGGCGCCCGGGTCACCAGAGACAGCGCGGCCCCGCAACAGCAGCACCCTCAGCCGCCGCCGCACCCTGAGGCCCAGCAGGCCCAGCAAGCCCAACAGAACCTTCAGGCCCAACAGAACCTTCAGGCCCAGCAGGCCCAGGAGAACCCCGGGGCCCGGCAGCCGTACGCACCGGATCAGCAGCAGGACCCGGGGGAGCAGCAGCCGCCGAGGCACTCGCCCCGGCCGCGGTCCCGTGGCGCGGGCGACACCGCGGTCCTGCCCGTGATCGGCGACACCTCCGAAGCCCCCGAGACCCCCGAGACGTACGGCACTCCCGAGACGTCCGGCACCCGCGGCGAACCTTCCGCGCCGGCCCCGGAACACACTCCCCCGCTCCCGGTCGGCCCCGGCCGGGCCGAGCGCCGCCGGGCCGCCGCCGCGGCCGCCCGGAAGGGCCGGGGCCGTGGTGGACGCCGACAGCCCCCCGCGGCCCCCGTGGACCCCGCGACCGGGGAACCGGGCCGTCCCCTCACCCGGGTCGAGGCCCGCCGCGCCGCCCGCGCGGCCAAGGACAGCCCCGCCGTGATCGCCAGCCGGGCCATGGGCGAACTCTTCATCACCTGCGGCGTGATCATGCTGCTCTTCGTCACCTACCAGCTCTGGTGGACCAATGTCCGGGCCGGAATGGAGGCGGGGAAGGAGAAGCAGCGCATCCAGCAGAGCTTCACGGACACCGAGCGCGCCCCCGGGGCCTTCCGGCCCGGCGAGGGGTTCGCCATCATGTACATCCCCAAGCTGGATGTCGTCGTCCCGGTCGCCGAGGGCATCAACAAGAAGAAGGTCCTGGACCGGGGCATGGTGGGCCGCTATGCCGAGGGCCGTCTCAAGACCGCGATGCCGTCCGACCGTACGGGCAACTTCGGGGTCGCGGGCCACCGCAACACCCATGGCGAACCGTTCCGCTACATCAACCGCCTCAAACCCGGTGACCCGATCGTCGTCGAGACCCGGGACGCGTACTACACCTACGAGATGGCGAGCATCCTGCCGCAGACCGCGCCGTCCAATGTCGCGGTCCTCGACCCCGTCCCCCGGGGCTCGGGATTCAGCGGACCCGGCCGGTACATCACGCTCACCACCTGCACGCCCGAGTTCACCAGTACGTACCGCATGATCGTGTGGGGCAGGATGGTCGAGGAACGGCCGCGCAGCAAGGGCAAACCCGACGCCCTCGTAGGGTAG
- a CDS encoding class E sortase → MSRARSRIAGVISVLGELLITAGVVLGLFVAYSLWWTNVIADREAARQSDETRDGWKANNAPRGLDTKDGIGFLHVPAMKNGEVLVKRGTDPEELNDGIAGYYTEPVKSALPWDARGNFTLAAHRDGHGAKFHNIHKIKTGDPVVFETKDTWYVYKVYKKLPKTSKYNVDVLNPVPKESGKTKPGRYITLTTCTPILTSDYRYIVWGELVREVKVDRDRTKPAELR, encoded by the coding sequence GTGTCACGTGCACGCAGCCGGATCGCCGGTGTCATCAGTGTCCTCGGCGAACTGCTGATCACCGCGGGCGTGGTGCTCGGACTCTTCGTCGCCTACTCGCTGTGGTGGACCAATGTGATCGCCGACCGTGAGGCCGCCCGCCAGAGCGATGAGACGCGCGACGGCTGGAAGGCGAACAACGCGCCGCGCGGCCTCGACACCAAGGACGGCATCGGCTTCCTCCACGTACCCGCCATGAAGAACGGCGAGGTGCTGGTGAAACGGGGCACCGACCCCGAGGAGCTGAACGACGGGATCGCCGGCTACTACACCGAGCCGGTCAAGTCGGCGCTGCCGTGGGACGCCCGGGGCAACTTCACGCTGGCCGCGCACCGCGACGGCCACGGCGCCAAGTTCCACAACATCCACAAGATCAAGACGGGCGATCCGGTCGTCTTCGAGACGAAGGACACCTGGTACGTCTACAAGGTCTACAAGAAGCTGCCGAAGACCTCCAAGTACAACGTGGACGTGCTGAATCCGGTGCCGAAGGAGTCCGGGAAGACCAAGCCGGGCCGGTACATCACCCTCACCACCTGCACGCCCATCCTGACCTCCGACTACCGCTACATCGTCTGGGGCGAGCTGGTGCGCGAGGTCAAGGTCGACCGGGACCGCACCAAGCCGGCCGAGCTGCGCTGA
- the pknB gene encoding Stk1 family PASTA domain-containing Ser/Thr kinase encodes MEEPRRLGGRYELGSVLGRGGMAEVYLAHDTRLGRTVAVKTLRADLARDPSFQARFRREAQSAASLNHPAIVAVYDTGEDYVDGVSIPYIVMEYVDGSTLRELLHSGRRLLPERTLEMTTGILQALEYSHRNGIVHRDIKPANVMLNRSGQVKVMDFGIARAMGDAGMTMTQTAAVIGTAQYLSPEQAKGEQVDARSDLYSTGCLLYELLAVRPPFIGDSPVAVAYQHVREEPQPPSVYDPEITPEMDAIVLRALVKDPDYRYQSADEMRADIEACLDGQPVAATAALGAVGYGGGYGTPDQPTTALRQADPAAAQTSMLPPMNPDDGGFGTYDDRPDRRGGRPKKSNTSTVLLGVAAVLVLVGAILIGRSVFGGGDEGPTRVPVPVLVGQTLEKAQALADNAKVKVEQTGSEPCDNQPKDTICKQTPETGEMEQGATIQVVISEGSPKIEVPDVTEKSEENARDALTRKGFKVEVKTSESDEVEAGKVISQQPEGNSEAEKNSTVTITVARQAQVTVPDVMSRQLSQGQQQLETLEFKVEVEMVDSDKPTNEIVEQSPRGGKAAKGSTVKLKVSKGQQQQTQAPMLLTLTVEQARTALQQQGLQLGQINGPQGNNARIIKQDPQPGTQMNQGDPVNVETQDFGGGNGNGGNGGNGNGGGDGGLIVGTDGGGD; translated from the coding sequence ATGGAAGAGCCGCGTCGCCTCGGCGGCCGGTACGAACTGGGCTCGGTGCTCGGCCGTGGTGGTATGGCCGAGGTCTATCTCGCCCACGACACCCGGCTCGGCCGCACCGTCGCCGTGAAGACGCTGCGGGCCGATCTCGCCCGTGATCCGTCCTTCCAGGCCCGGTTCCGCCGTGAGGCCCAGTCCGCCGCCTCGCTCAACCACCCGGCGATCGTCGCCGTGTACGACACGGGCGAGGACTATGTCGACGGGGTGTCGATCCCGTACATCGTCATGGAGTACGTCGACGGCTCGACCCTCCGCGAACTGCTGCACTCCGGGCGCAGACTGCTGCCCGAGCGCACGCTGGAGATGACCACCGGAATCCTCCAGGCGCTGGAGTATTCGCACCGTAACGGCATCGTCCACCGGGACATCAAGCCCGCGAACGTGATGCTGAACCGGAGCGGCCAGGTCAAGGTGATGGACTTCGGCATCGCGCGCGCCATGGGCGACGCGGGGATGACGATGACCCAGACCGCGGCCGTCATCGGTACCGCGCAGTACCTCTCCCCCGAGCAGGCCAAGGGTGAGCAGGTCGACGCCCGCTCCGACCTGTACTCCACCGGTTGTCTGCTCTACGAGCTGCTGGCCGTACGGCCGCCGTTCATCGGGGACTCGCCGGTGGCCGTGGCGTACCAGCACGTCCGGGAAGAGCCGCAGCCGCCCTCCGTCTACGACCCCGAGATCACGCCCGAGATGGACGCCATCGTCCTGCGGGCCCTGGTCAAGGACCCCGACTACCGCTATCAGTCCGCCGACGAGATGCGCGCGGACATCGAGGCCTGTCTCGACGGGCAGCCGGTGGCCGCCACGGCCGCGCTGGGCGCCGTCGGCTACGGCGGCGGTTACGGTACGCCGGACCAGCCGACGACCGCGCTGCGGCAGGCCGATCCGGCCGCGGCCCAGACGTCCATGCTGCCGCCGATGAACCCCGACGACGGCGGTTTCGGCACCTACGACGACCGTCCGGACCGCCGCGGCGGCCGGCCGAAGAAGTCGAACACCTCGACCGTTCTGCTGGGAGTCGCCGCCGTACTGGTGCTGGTCGGCGCGATCCTGATCGGCCGCTCCGTATTCGGCGGCGGCGACGAGGGTCCCACCCGGGTGCCGGTGCCCGTCCTGGTGGGCCAGACCCTGGAGAAGGCGCAGGCGCTGGCGGACAACGCCAAGGTGAAGGTCGAGCAGACCGGCAGCGAGCCCTGCGACAACCAGCCCAAGGACACCATCTGCAAGCAGACCCCGGAAACCGGCGAGATGGAGCAGGGCGCCACCATCCAGGTCGTGATCTCCGAGGGCTCGCCCAAGATCGAAGTTCCCGATGTGACCGAGAAGTCCGAGGAGAACGCCCGGGACGCGCTCACCCGCAAGGGCTTCAAGGTCGAGGTCAAAACCTCCGAGTCGGACGAGGTGGAGGCCGGCAAGGTCATCAGCCAGCAGCCGGAGGGCAACAGCGAGGCCGAGAAGAACTCGACCGTCACCATCACGGTGGCCCGCCAGGCCCAGGTGACCGTGCCCGATGTGATGTCGCGCCAGCTCAGCCAGGGCCAGCAGCAGCTGGAGACGCTGGAGTTCAAGGTCGAGGTCGAGATGGTCGACTCGGACAAGCCGACCAACGAGATCGTCGAGCAGAGCCCGCGCGGCGGCAAGGCCGCCAAGGGCTCGACCGTGAAGCTGAAGGTCTCCAAGGGACAGCAGCAGCAGACGCAGGCGCCGATGCTGCTGACCCTGACCGTGGAACAGGCCAGGACGGCCCTTCAGCAGCAGGGCCTCCAGCTCGGCCAGATCAACGGCCCGCAGGGCAACAACGCGCGGATCATCAAGCAGGACCCGCAGCCCGGTACTCAGATGAACCAGGGCGACCCGGTCAATGTCGAGACCCAGGACTTCGGCGGCGGCAACGGCAACGGAGGCAACGGCGGGAACGGCAACGGGGGCGGCGACGGTGGTCTCATCGTCGGCACCGACGGCGGCGGAGACTAG
- a CDS encoding peptidoglycan D,D-transpeptidase FtsI family protein codes for MNKPLRRIAIFCGLLVLALLVRANWLQYVEAEKLNTHDKNRRVLIERYADERGNIIVDGKPITGSVKTDSADFAYKRTYVNGPMWAPVTGYASQVFGANQLEKLEDGILTGNSDQLFFDRTMAMFTDDEKKGGNVVTTLNGAAQKAAFEGLGSKKGAVAAIDPKTGKILALASTPSYDPGAFAGSATADETAWAKLSSKDNKEKPMLNRALREVYPPGSVFKVVTAAAALEHGKVDDINAKTDTEEPYILPTTRTPMKNMVRGCENATLKYALQISCNSVFAKLGDEVGRDKMLETVKKFGFNNDELDTPVRAAMSRYNESMDRPGNSLSSIGQFDTATTPLQMAMVAAAIANDGKLMKPYMVDQLVAPNLDVISKTKPQEMSRPLSSENAQLVRDMMENVVENGGGRKAALGDGVKVGGKTGTAQHGEKNSKRPYAWFISYAMTDDGSPVAVAVVVEDSGASREDISGGGLAAPIAKDVMKAVLDSKR; via the coding sequence GTGAACAAGCCCCTGCGCCGGATCGCCATCTTCTGCGGACTGCTCGTCCTCGCTCTGCTCGTACGGGCCAACTGGCTCCAGTACGTGGAGGCGGAGAAGCTCAACACCCACGACAAGAACCGCCGGGTGCTGATCGAGCGGTACGCCGACGAGCGCGGCAACATCATCGTCGACGGCAAGCCCATCACCGGCTCCGTGAAGACGGACAGCGCGGACTTCGCGTACAAGCGGACCTATGTCAACGGCCCGATGTGGGCGCCGGTGACCGGATACGCCTCCCAGGTGTTCGGCGCCAACCAGCTCGAGAAGCTGGAGGACGGCATCCTCACCGGCAATTCGGACCAGCTCTTCTTCGACCGCACGATGGCCATGTTCACCGACGACGAGAAGAAGGGCGGCAATGTCGTCACGACCCTGAACGGGGCCGCGCAGAAGGCCGCCTTCGAGGGCCTCGGCTCCAAGAAGGGCGCGGTCGCCGCGATCGACCCCAAGACCGGCAAGATCCTCGCACTCGCCTCCACGCCCTCGTACGACCCCGGCGCCTTCGCCGGCAGTGCCACGGCGGACGAGACGGCCTGGGCGAAGCTGTCCTCCAAGGACAACAAGGAGAAGCCGATGCTGAACCGGGCGTTGCGGGAGGTCTACCCGCCCGGTTCGGTGTTCAAGGTGGTCACGGCGGCGGCGGCGCTGGAGCACGGCAAGGTCGACGACATCAACGCCAAGACCGACACCGAAGAGCCGTACATCCTCCCCACCACCCGTACCCCCATGAAGAACATGGTCCGGGGGTGCGAGAACGCGACCCTGAAGTACGCCCTCCAGATCTCCTGCAACTCCGTCTTCGCCAAGCTCGGCGACGAGGTGGGCCGGGACAAGATGCTGGAGACGGTGAAGAAGTTCGGCTTCAACAACGACGAGCTGGACACCCCGGTCCGCGCGGCGATGTCGCGCTACAACGAGAGCATGGACCGGCCGGGCAACTCGCTGTCGTCGATCGGCCAGTTCGACACCGCGACCACCCCGCTCCAGATGGCGATGGTGGCCGCCGCGATCGCCAATGACGGCAAGCTGATGAAGCCGTACATGGTGGACCAGCTGGTGGCGCCCAATCTGGACGTGATCTCCAAGACCAAGCCGCAGGAGATGAGCCGTCCGCTCTCCTCCGAGAACGCCCAGCTGGTGCGGGACATGATGGAGAACGTCGTCGAGAACGGCGGCGGCCGGAAGGCGGCGCTCGGCGACGGCGTCAAGGTCGGCGGCAAGACCGGTACCGCCCAGCACGGTGAGAAGAACTCCAAGCGTCCGTACGCCTGGTTCATCTCGTACGCCATGACCGACGACGGCTCCCCGGTCGCGGTCGCCGTGGTCGTCGAGGACAGCGGCGCGAGCCGGGAGGACATCTCCGGCGGCGGCCTCGCGGCGCCGATCGCCAAGGACGTGATGAAGGCGGTGCTGGACAGCAAGCGGTGA